From a single Rutidosis leptorrhynchoides isolate AG116_Rl617_1_P2 chromosome 5, CSIRO_AGI_Rlap_v1, whole genome shotgun sequence genomic region:
- the LOC139846734 gene encoding lactoylglutathione lyase — MAAPVGASFNHISRESSDIERLAFFYQQIFGFERVESPPFEFKVIWLKQSPSFYLHLIERDPNTKLPEGPWSATHDAERDPKKLFRGHHICFDVPNFDSFVKTLKDKGIETHERIQPNGKTKQVFFFDPDGNGLEVSSRES; from the exons ATGGCAGCTCCAGTAGGAGCATCCTTCAACCATATCTCCAGAGAATCATCTGATATTGAACGCCTTGCTTTCTTCTACCAACAG ATATTTGGATTTGAACGAGTTGAAAGTCCTCCATTTGAATTCAAAGTGATATGGCTAAAGCAATCGCCATCTTTTTATCTCCACCTCATCGAAAGGGACCCTAATACGAAGCTTCCAGAAGGTCCATGGAGTGCCACTCATGATGCTGAAAGAGACCCTAAGAAGCTTTTCAGAGGTCATCATATTTGCTTCGATGTTCCTAATTTTGACTCTTTTGTCAAAACCCTAAAG GATAAGGGAATCGAGACGCACGAGAGGATTCAACCAAATGGGAAAACCAAGCAAGTCTTCTTCTTTGATCCTGATG GCAACGGTTTGGAGGTTTCTAGTCGTGAATCGTAA